The genomic DNA GTGACCATGTCCGGCGTGTAGCGGCTGACGTGCTGCTTCAGCAGGTTCCAGACGCAACGCGGGTGCGACAGGGTCATGTCGCGGCGCGCGTGGCCGTTCTCGTCCAGCTCGTAGGTCCACGAGCGGCGGTCGTACTGGCCCGATGACTCGTCGAAGCCGCTGAAGATGCCGTCCTCGAAGGTGTAGTCTTCGCGCACGATCAGGCTGGCGTTGGTGTAGGCGCGCACATAGTCGTGATGCACCTTGTCGTGCGTGATGAGCCAGTTCACCACGCCCATCAGGAAGGTCACGTCGGAGCCGGCGCGGATGGGCGAGTACAGGTCGGCCACGGCCGCGCTGCGGTTGAAGCGCGGATCCACCACGATGACCTTGGCGCCGTTCTTCACCTTGGCCTCGATCACCCACTTGAAGCCAACGGGGTGGGCCTCGGCGGGGTTGCCGCCCATGATGAGGATGACGTTGGCGTTCTTGATGTCGACCCAGTTGTTGGTCATGGCGCCGCGCCCGAAGGTGGGCGCCAGCGCGGCAACGGTGGGCGCGTGGCAGACGCGGGCCTGGCTGTCGGTGCCCAGGATGCCCAGCGCGCGGGTGAAGCGCTGGTCGAGCGCACCGGTTTCGTTGCTGGCGGCCGAAGAGGTCAGCATGCCGGTGGAGAGCCAGCGGTTGACGGTCACGCCGGCGGCGTTCTTCTCGATGAAGTTGGCGTCGCGGTCGTCCTTCATCAGGCGCGCGATGCGCGAGATGGCGTCGTCCCAGCTGATGCGCTGCCAGGTGTCGGAGCCCGGCGCGCGGTATTCGGGAAAGTGCAGGCGCTGTTCGCTGTGGATGTAGTCCAGCAGGCCGGCGCCCTTGGGACAGAGCGAGCCGCGGCTGACCGGGTGGTCGGGGTCGCCTTCGATGTGGAAGATGCGCGACTTGGCGTTCTTCGCGCCGTCGCCCAGGCTGTACATGAGGATGCCGCAACCCACCGAGCAATAGGTGCAATTGTTGCGCGTCTCCTTGGCGCGCAGCAGCTTGTAGCGGCGCGGCTGGGTGGCTTCGGCGACCGAGGGGGCAAAGCCCAGGGTAATGGCACTGGCTCCGGCCAGCCCCGCGCTACAGAGCTTGAAAAACCGCCTTCTGCCGACTTGCATCACCCACTCCTATAAGCACACAGGAACATATAAAAGATTGCGGCGGACGATGATCGTCCGCCGCGCGGGCGGAGTGTATCGAAGATTCGCGCGGGGTGCTTGGAGAGGGATCAGTGTCGGGCCCTGAACTTAGACCAAAGTTTTAGATGTCTGACCCGACATATATATGCAAGGGTTTGCAGCTTAGGCTTTGCGCGCTTGCTGCTTGGTGGCAATGAGCCAGGTCTTGTAGTCGTCCAGGTCGCCGTCGTAGGGCAGCATCTTGCCGTCGGCGACGATGATGAACTGGTCGGTGGTGGCGCGCAGCAGGTGCCGGTCGTGCGAGACGAGAATGAGGCTGCCTTCGAACTGGGCCAGCGCATCGGTCAGCGCCTCGCGGGTTTCCAGGTCCAGGTGGTTGGTGGGCTCGTCGAGCAGCAGCAGGTTGGGCCGCTGCCACACGATCAGCGCCAGCGCGAGCCGCGCCTTCTCGCCGCCCGAGAAGGGGGCGATCGAGGACATCGCCATTTCGCCGGCGAAGTTGAAGCCGCCCAGGAAGTTGCGCAGCTCCTGTTCGCGCACCGTGGGGGCGAGCTTGCTCATGTGCCACAGCGGCGACTCGTCATGGCGCAGCATTTCCACCTGGTGCTGCGCGAAATAGCCGACCGACAGCCCTTTGCCGAGGGTGACCGTGCCCGACAGCGCGCCGATCTCGTCGGCGATGGTCTTGATGAAGGTGGACTTGCCCGCGCCGTTCACGCCCAGCAGGCCGATGCGCTGGCCGCCCTGCAAGGAGAAGTTGATGCCCTGGATGATGCGCTTGTCGGCGCGGCCGTCCTCGCCGCGGTAGCCGGCGTCCACGCCGTCCAGCACCAGCAGCGGATCGGGCGCGCGCGCGGGCTCGCGGAACTGGAAGGAGAACTCGGCCGCGGCGCGCAGCGGCGCCACTTCCTCCATGCGGGCCAGGGCCTTGATGCGGCTCTGGGCCTGGCGGGCCTTGCTGGCCTGCGCCTTGAAGCGGTTGATGAACGATTCCAGGTGCGCGCGCTGGCGCATCTGCTTTTCCTGCTGGCCGGCGGCCAGTTCCAGCTGCGCGGCGCGCTGGCGCTCGAACGAGGAGTAATGCCCCGAATAGCGCTTCAGCTTGCGCGCGTCGATGTGCACGATCACGTTGACCACTTCGTCCAGGAAGTCGCGGTCGTGCGAGATGATGAGTAGCGTGCCCGGATAGCGCTTGAGCCAGTCTTCCAGCCAGATGATGGCGTCGAGATCCAGGTGGTTGGTGGGCTCGTCGAGCAGCAGCAGGTCGGACGGGCACATCAGCGCCTGCGCCAGGTTCAGGCGCATGCGCCAGCCGCCCGAGAAACTGGTCAGCGGCATGCGCATCTGTTCGGACGAGAAGCCCAGGCCGGCAAGCAGCTGCTCGGCGCGTGATTCCACGGTG from Orrella dioscoreae includes the following:
- a CDS encoding ABC-F family ATP-binding cassette domain-containing protein, whose product is MIRFQNVSLARGVKPLLERVDLLLNPGDKIGLIGANGAGKSSLFAMLRGELHPDQGDLSYPPNWRLAHVAQETPPLARSAIDYAIDGDTTLRALEAHLAELESQPESLENGLAIGEAYAALADADAYTVESRAEQLLAGLGFSSEQMRMPLTSFSGGWRMRLNLAQALMCPSDLLLLDEPTNHLDLDAIIWLEDWLKRYPGTLLIISHDRDFLDEVVNVIVHIDARKLKRYSGHYSSFERQRAAQLELAAGQQEKQMRQRAHLESFINRFKAQASKARQAQSRIKALARMEEVAPLRAAAEFSFQFREPARAPDPLLVLDGVDAGYRGEDGRADKRIIQGINFSLQGGQRIGLLGVNGAGKSTFIKTIADEIGALSGTVTLGKGLSVGYFAQHQVEMLRHDESPLWHMSKLAPTVREQELRNFLGGFNFAGEMAMSSIAPFSGGEKARLALALIVWQRPNLLLLDEPTNHLDLETREALTDALAQFEGSLILVSHDRHLLRATTDQFIIVADGKMLPYDGDLDDYKTWLIATKQQARKA